One segment of Peromyscus leucopus breed LL Stock chromosome 5, UCI_PerLeu_2.1, whole genome shotgun sequence DNA contains the following:
- the LOC114685812 gene encoding LOW QUALITY PROTEIN: zinc finger protein ubi-d4-like (The sequence of the model RefSeq protein was modified relative to this genomic sequence to represent the inferred CDS: inserted 1 base in 1 codon; deleted 1 base in 1 codon): MEQCHSYDAGQCAERSVRLPFLDSQTGVAQSNCYIWMEKRRRGPGLAPGQLSSYPARRWRKKRRAHPPEDPRLSFASIKPDTDQTLKKEGLISQDGRSLEALLRTDPLEKRGAPDPRVDVDSLGKFPVTNSRARKRILEPDDFLDDLDEEDYEEDTPNRRGKGKSKSKGVSSARKKLDASILEDRDKPYACDICGKRYKNRPGLSYHNAHSHLAEEEGEDKEDSQPPTPVSQRSEEQKPKKGPDGLALPNNYCDFCLGDSQINKKTGQPEELVSCSECGRSGHPSCLQFTPVMMAAVETYRCNLCGTSENDDQLLFCDECDRGYHMYCLXPSMSEPPEGRWSCHLCLDLLKEKASIYQNQNNS, encoded by the exons ATGGAACAGTGCCACAGTTACGATGCCGGCCAATGTGCTGAGCGTAGTGTGCGCCTGCCTTTCTTGGACTCACAGACTGGAGTAGCCCAGAGCAATTGTTATATCTGGATGGAAAAGCGACGCCGGGGACCAGGATTGGCCCCTGGACAGTTGTCCTCCTACCCTGCCCGGCGCTGGCGGAAAAAGCGTCGAGCCCACCCACCTGAGGATCCTAGGCTTTCCTTTGCATCTATTAAACCAGACACAGACCAGACCCTGAAGAAAGAGGGGCTTATCTCTCAGGATGGTCGCAGTTTAGAGGCTCTGTTGCGTACTGACCCTCTGGAGAAACGAGGTGCTCCAGATCCCCGTGTTGATGTTGACAGCCTGGGCAAGTTTCCTGTTACCAACAGTCGAGCACGGAAGCGGATCCTTGAACCTGATGACTTCCTAGATGACCTTGATGAGGAGGACTATGAAGAAGATACTCCAAATCGTCGGGGGAAGGGGAAGTCCAAGAGTAAGGGTGTGAGCAGTGCCCGGAAGAAACTGGATGCTTCCATCCTGGAGGACCGGGATAAGCCCTATGCCTGTGACATTTGTGGAAAACGCTACAAGAACCGACCTGGCCTCAGTTACCAC AATGCCCATTcccacctggctgaggaggaaggagaggacaaagaagacTCTCAACCACCCACTCCTGTTTCCCAGAGGTCTGAAGAACAGAAACCCAAGAAAGGACCTGATGGATTAGCCCTGCCCAACAACTACTGTGACTTCTGCCTGGGGGACTCACAAATCAACAAGAAGACAGGGCAGCCTGAGGAGCTGGTGTCCTGTTCTGAGTGTGGCCGCTCAGGGCATCCGTCCTGCCTGCAGTTCACCCCTGTGATGATGGCGGCTGTGGAGACCTACCGCTGCAACCTCTGCGGCACCTCGGAGAATGACGACCAGCTGCTTTTCTGTGATGAATGTGACCGTGGCTACCACATGTACTGTC ACCCATCCATGTCTGAGCCTCCTGAAGGAAGgtggagctgccatctgtgtctGGATCTGCTGAAGGAGAAAGCATCCATCTACCAGAACCAGAACAACTCCTGA
- the C5H7orf25 gene encoding UPF0415 protein C7orf25 homolog produces the protein MSAHSMLSERIAIAKELIKRAESLSRSRKGGIEGGAKLCSKLKAELKFLQKIEAGKVAIKESHLQSTNLTHLKAIVESAENLEEVVSVLRVFGYTDTLGEKQTLVVDVVANGGHTWVKAIGRKAEALHNIWLGRGQYGDKSIIEQAEDFLQASHQQPVQYSNPHIVFAFYNSVSSPMAEKLKDMGISVRGDIVAVNSLLNHPEELQLSESESDEEGQELQVTRVDRENVLAHVAFPTEIKVDVCKRVNLDITTLITYVSAMSYGGCHFIFKEKVLTEQAEQERKEQVLPQLEAFMKDKELFACESAVKDFQSILDTLGGPGERERATVLIKRISVVPDQPSERALRLVASSKINSRSLTIFGTGDTLKAITMTANSGFVRAANNQGVKFSVFIHQPRALTESKEALAVPLPKDFPDDSAH, from the coding sequence ATGTCTGCACACTCCATGCTCTCTGAAAGAATTGCCATAGCCAAGGAACTGATCAAGAGAGCGGAATCCCTTTCCAGGTCAAGAAAAGGAGGCATAGAAGGCGGTGCAAAGCTGTGTAGCAAACTCAAGGCAGAGCTAAAATTCTTACAGAAAATAGAGGCTGGGAAGGTAGCTATTAAAGAATCCCATTTGCAAAGCACAAATCTAACACACTTGAAGGCCATTGTGGAATCGGCAGAGAACCTGGAAGAAGTTGTTAGCGTTCTTCGCGTTTTTGGTTACACAGATACCTTGGGAGAAAAGCAGACTCTTGTGGTGGACGTAGTAGCAAATGGAGGTCATACTTGGGTCAAAGCTATTGGCCGGAAGGCCGAAGCGCTGCACAACATCTGGCTGGGCAGGGGCCAGTATGGCGACAAAAGCATCATTGAGCAGGCTGAAGACTTCCTCCAGGCCAGTCACCAACAACCAGTGCAGTATAGCAACCCTCACATTGTGTTTGCGTTCTACAACAGCGTCTCTAGCCCCATGGCAGAAAAGCTGAAAGATATGGGCATATCTGTAAGAGGAGACATCGTAGCAGTCAACTCTCTGTTAAATCACCCTGAAGAGTTACAGCTGAGTGAGAGTGAGTCGGATGAGGAGGGCCAAGAACTGCAGGTGACAAGAGTGGACCGAGAAAATGTACTGGCGCATGTTGCATTTCCAACAGAGATCAAGGTTGATGTATGCAAAAGAGTGAATCTGGACATCACGACTTTAATCACTTACGTATCGGCCATGAGTTACGGAGGCTGCCACTTCATCTTCAAAGAGAAAGTACTCACAGAACAAGCCGAgcaagagaggaaagagcaggTTTTGCCTCAGCTGGAAGCATTTATGAAGGACAAGGAGTTGTTTGCCTGTGAATCTGCTGTCAAGGATTTTCAGTCAATTCTAGATACCTTAGggggaccaggagagagagagagggccacTGTACTAATTAAACGAATCAGTGTGGTACCTGACCAGCCTTCTGAGCGTGCCTTGAGACTAGTGGCAAGTTCGAAGATTAATAGCCGTTCATTAACGATTTTCGGGACGGGAGATACCCTGAAAGCCATCACGATGACTGCCAATAGTGGTTTTGTCAGAGCTGCCAACAACCAGGGTGTTAAATTCAGTGTGTTCATCCATCAGCCCAGGGCGCTCACTGAGAGTAAAGAGGCATTAGCTGTGCCCTTACCAAAAGATTTCCCCGATGATAGTGCACACTAG